The proteins below come from a single Chryseobacterium nepalense genomic window:
- the pepT gene encoding peptidase T gives MSAIEFNPLWKEKLLNRFLTYVKIYSTSDAESETTPSTERQWDIANYIAEELKTIGLEEVSIDENGYIMGYIPSNLENNNQPTIGFISHYDTSPDFSGENVKPQVWENYDGSDLVLNQTTGFTLSPSKFESLKKYVGQTLITTDGNTLLGADDKAGCAEIVTAAEYLVGHPEIKHGRIAVGFTPDEEIGRGAHKFDVAKFGAEFAYTMDGGEVGELEYENFNAAGAVVKIHGLSVHPGYAYGKMVNAALLAAEFAQMLPANETPATTKGFDGFYHLMDLNADISEAKLQYIIRDHDADKFEARKKVMEEKVAEFNQKHGKGTAEIEIKEQYRNMKQQFEGKMYIIDRAAAAMREAGIEPKIKAIRGGTDGAQLSYMGLPCPNIFAGGINFHGPYEYVALESMQKAMEVILNIVKA, from the coding sequence ATGAGCGCAATAGAATTCAACCCTTTATGGAAAGAAAAGTTACTGAACCGTTTTCTTACTTATGTAAAAATATATTCAACCAGCGATGCTGAAAGTGAGACTACCCCTTCTACGGAAAGACAATGGGATATCGCCAACTATATTGCTGAAGAGCTGAAAACAATTGGTCTTGAAGAAGTATCTATCGATGAAAATGGTTATATTATGGGTTATATTCCTTCAAATCTTGAAAATAATAACCAACCCACTATAGGATTTATTTCGCATTATGACACTTCTCCGGATTTCAGCGGAGAAAATGTAAAGCCTCAGGTTTGGGAAAATTACGACGGAAGTGATCTTGTTTTAAATCAGACAACAGGATTTACCTTATCCCCTTCAAAATTTGAAAGCCTGAAAAAATATGTTGGTCAGACCCTGATCACAACAGACGGAAATACATTATTGGGAGCAGATGATAAAGCCGGCTGTGCGGAAATTGTAACCGCTGCGGAATATCTGGTTGGGCATCCTGAAATCAAGCATGGAAGAATTGCGGTAGGATTTACGCCTGATGAAGAAATTGGAAGAGGAGCGCATAAATTTGATGTGGCGAAATTCGGGGCAGAATTCGCTTATACGATGGATGGCGGAGAAGTTGGCGAACTGGAATATGAAAATTTCAATGCAGCGGGAGCGGTGGTAAAGATCCACGGTTTGAGCGTTCACCCTGGATATGCTTATGGTAAAATGGTGAATGCCGCTTTACTGGCTGCCGAATTTGCCCAAATGCTTCCGGCGAACGAAACGCCTGCAACCACAAAAGGTTTTGACGGCTTTTATCATTTAATGGATCTGAATGCTGATATTTCTGAAGCTAAATTACAGTACATCATCCGTGACCATGATGCCGACAAATTTGAGGCAAGAAAGAAAGTCATGGAAGAAAAAGTTGCAGAATTTAATCAAAAACACGGGAAAGGTACTGCGGAAATTGAAATTAAAGAGCAATATAGAAACATGAAGCAGCAGTTTGAAGGCAAGATGTACATCATCGACCGTGCAGCTGCAGCCATGAGAGAAGCCGGAATTGAGCCTAAAATCAAAGCCATCCGAGGTGGCACAGACGGTGCACAGCTATCTTATATGGGACTTCCTTGTCCGAATATTTTTGCGGGAGGAATCAATTTCCACGGACCGTATGAATATGTGGCTCTGGAAAGCATGCAAAAGGCAATGGAAGTAATCCTGAATATCGTGAAAGCGTAA
- a CDS encoding ribonuclease H-like domain-containing protein: MIQHIPLERILFIDIETVPGSGSWEELPETEQMLWDKKTKFQRKDEISAQDFYSEKAGIMAEFGKIICITIGMLEKNDTLKIKSFAGHDEKKILQEFGEIFNSQRLREVILCAHNGKEFDFPWIARRFLINGMMPPIPFQMFGKKPWEIPHLDTMELWKFGDYKSFVSLELLAHVFKVPTPKDDIDGSMVSSIYYIEKDLQRIVDYCEKDVLTLANIFRRMRQEDLLKRYINLD, from the coding sequence ATGATACAGCACATTCCTTTAGAAAGAATTTTATTTATTGATATTGAAACCGTTCCGGGCTCCGGATCGTGGGAGGAGCTTCCTGAAACCGAGCAGATGCTTTGGGATAAAAAAACGAAATTCCAGAGAAAAGATGAAATTTCCGCACAGGATTTTTATTCGGAAAAAGCAGGTATTATGGCTGAATTCGGAAAAATTATCTGTATTACGATCGGGATGCTTGAAAAGAATGATACTTTAAAAATTAAAAGTTTTGCCGGGCATGACGAAAAAAAGATATTACAGGAATTCGGGGAAATCTTTAATAGTCAGCGGCTTCGTGAAGTAATTCTGTGTGCACACAATGGAAAAGAATTTGATTTTCCCTGGATTGCCAGAAGGTTCCTGATTAATGGAATGATGCCTCCGATACCATTTCAGATGTTTGGAAAAAAACCCTGGGAAATTCCTCACCTTGATACCATGGAACTTTGGAAATTCGGGGACTACAAGAGTTTTGTTTCCCTGGAATTACTGGCTCATGTTTTTAAAGTTCCCACTCCGAAAGATGATATCGACGGCTCAATGGTTTCATCAATCTACTACATAGAGAAAGACTTGCAAAGAATAGTAGACTATTGTGAAAAAGATGTCTTAACTTTGGCAAATATTTTCAGGCGCATGCGTCAGGAAGATTTATTGAAAAGGTACATCAATTTAGATTAA
- a CDS encoding hydroxymethylglutaryl-CoA lyase, which translates to MFLTECPRDAMQGWGEFIPTDKKIDYINSLMDVGFDVLDCLSFVSPKAIPQMADSAEVAENIDKSKSNTKVSAIIGNYRGAEKALKHPSVDIIGFPFSISETFQHRNTNKSQEEAFNEIIRMLELVKSENRQLNIYFSMAFGNPYGEMWKWEDVDFWAQRFSEIGIKDILLSDTTGVATPETITLLFEKIPAKYPEINFGGHFHNRYEDSYSKLKAAYDQGCRRFDSAIKGIGGCPMAKDDLVGNMPTEQVINFMSVEKAEHKLNLLNFESAYNKAKDIFHF; encoded by the coding sequence ATGTTCCTTACTGAATGTCCGCGCGATGCAATGCAGGGTTGGGGAGAATTCATCCCCACAGATAAAAAAATAGATTATATCAACTCCTTGATGGATGTTGGTTTTGATGTGTTGGATTGCCTGAGCTTCGTTTCTCCTAAAGCAATTCCTCAAATGGCCGACTCTGCTGAGGTTGCCGAGAATATTGATAAATCCAAATCCAATACAAAAGTTTCTGCCATTATCGGGAATTATCGTGGTGCAGAAAAAGCTCTTAAACATCCATCCGTAGACATCATCGGATTCCCGTTTTCTATTTCTGAAACTTTTCAGCACAGGAATACCAATAAAAGCCAGGAAGAAGCTTTTAACGAAATTATCAGAATGCTGGAACTGGTAAAAAGCGAAAACCGGCAGCTGAACATTTATTTTTCAATGGCTTTCGGAAATCCTTATGGGGAAATGTGGAAATGGGAAGATGTGGATTTCTGGGCTCAGCGCTTTTCAGAAATAGGAATTAAAGATATCTTGCTTTCTGATACTACAGGTGTTGCAACACCGGAAACTATCACTCTTTTGTTTGAAAAGATTCCTGCAAAATATCCTGAGATCAATTTCGGTGGACATTTTCATAATCGTTATGAAGATTCTTACTCTAAATTAAAGGCAGCATACGATCAGGGTTGCAGAAGGTTCGACAGTGCCATTAAAGGAATTGGCGGCTGTCCGATGGCAAAAGATGACCTTGTTGGAAACATGCCTACTGAACAGGTAATCAACTTTATGAGCGTGGAAAAAGCAGAGCATAAGCTTAACCTTCTGAATTTTGAAAGTGCCTATAATAAGGCGAAGGATATTTTCCATTTTTAA
- a CDS encoding acyl-CoA thioesterase: MIFYHKFEVRWSDLDANKHLANSSYVQYCAQARMAFMTKEKMGVTQLSRWGIGPVILHERYSFFKEIYADQTVIVSVEIDGCSEDSSIYRFLHKFYTPDGVHCATSEATGVWIDMMLRKMTTPPDDVVEAMNKYKTPETVVLSKEDFKKFPFHPHNIDPSEFTV; encoded by the coding sequence ATGATATTTTACCATAAATTTGAAGTACGCTGGAGCGATCTTGATGCGAACAAACATTTAGCCAATTCATCTTATGTGCAATATTGTGCACAGGCGAGAATGGCATTCATGACGAAAGAGAAAATGGGTGTAACCCAATTGAGCAGATGGGGAATCGGGCCGGTGATCCTGCATGAGCGGTATTCGTTTTTTAAAGAAATTTATGCCGATCAGACGGTAATTGTAAGTGTTGAAATTGACGGATGTTCAGAAGACTCTTCCATCTACAGATTTCTTCATAAGTTTTATACGCCGGACGGTGTGCATTGTGCCACTTCCGAGGCTACAGGAGTCTGGATCGATATGATGCTCAGAAAAATGACCACTCCGCCGGATGATGTAGTGGAAGCGATGAACAAATATAAAACTCCCGAAACAGTGGTGCTTTCGAAAGAAGACTTTAAAAAATTCCCTTTCCATCCGCATAATATTGATCCGTCAGAATTTACGGTTTAA
- a CDS encoding tRNA-binding protein, with the protein MTVKPEISWTDFEKIDIRCGTVVSANDFEKARNPSYQLEIDFGDLGIKKSSAQITSLYSKEELVGLQVLAVVNFPKKQIANFFSECLVLGVYGEDKKEVTLLTPSLPVKNGMQVG; encoded by the coding sequence ATGACAGTAAAACCTGAAATCTCCTGGACAGATTTTGAAAAAATTGATATCAGATGCGGAACCGTAGTTTCAGCCAATGACTTTGAGAAAGCCAGAAATCCTTCCTATCAACTGGAAATAGACTTTGGAGATCTGGGAATTAAAAAATCATCTGCACAGATTACATCATTATACAGTAAAGAAGAATTGGTTGGCCTGCAGGTTCTGGCCGTTGTTAATTTTCCTAAAAAACAGATTGCCAATTTCTTCAGCGAATGTCTGGTTTTAGGGGTTTATGGTGAAGATAAAAAAGAGGTCACTTTACTAACTCCTTCCCTGCCCGTGAAAAACGGAATGCAGGTAGGATAA
- a CDS encoding DUF2306 domain-containing protein: MLSVKKNLSITLKILLIIGFGYFFWLMLKITLEYIPVRKEVSFLMIKQTEVTERPDYLYLFYAHVYTSIFVLLSGFLAILRKDFGIKNLHKNIGKTYIFLILVFAAPSGIYMGIFANGGIYSKISFVILGCLWWFTTFKAYQLARQKNFKEHQQWMWRSFALTLSAVTLRMWKVIIVYLLHPNPMDVYQIIAWLGWIPNLLFIEYLIAKKYI; the protein is encoded by the coding sequence ATGCTTTCAGTCAAAAAAAACCTTTCCATCACACTTAAAATCCTTTTAATCATTGGATTCGGATATTTCTTTTGGCTGATGCTGAAAATCACGCTGGAATATATTCCGGTGAGAAAAGAGGTTAGTTTTTTGATGATTAAACAAACGGAAGTAACAGAACGTCCGGACTATTTATATTTATTTTATGCCCATGTGTACACCAGTATTTTTGTATTGCTTAGCGGGTTTTTAGCAATTCTCAGAAAAGATTTCGGAATAAAAAACTTGCATAAAAATATCGGAAAAACATACATTTTCCTAATTCTCGTCTTTGCAGCGCCGTCAGGAATTTATATGGGAATATTTGCCAATGGCGGAATCTATTCTAAAATTTCATTTGTTATTTTGGGCTGTTTATGGTGGTTTACAACTTTCAAAGCGTATCAATTAGCCCGGCAGAAAAATTTTAAAGAACATCAGCAATGGATGTGGCGGAGCTTTGCCCTTACACTTTCTGCAGTTACCCTAAGAATGTGGAAAGTAATTATAGTATATTTATTGCATCCGAATCCGATGGATGTATATCAGATTATTGCATGGCTGGGCTGGATTCCGAACCTTTTATTCATTGAATATTTAATTGCTAAAAAATATATCTGA
- a CDS encoding NAD(P)/FAD-dependent oxidoreductase: MKHIIIIGGGAAGFFCAANLDATKYKITILEQNSDVLQKVKISGGGRCNVTHACFDPRELIQFYPRGNKELLSVFTRFQPGDTMEWFENRKVPLKIEGDNRVFPESNSSQTIINAMLEEIRSKNVEVKTKCSVKQIEKQEGKYLIQTSLGDFEADYIIYSTGSSPKSLKIIESLGHNIIDLVPSLFTFNIKDNLLKDLAGTSFEMAETSIPKLKTEESGPLLITHWGLSGPAILKISAWEAVNLAKMKYNFEVEVNFISKSLDSAEEIFQQFKQSNPKKTIGQSKIFDITNRFWQRILEVSNIDLNKQVANISKKEMDRIIGNLCKKKFQVTGKSTFKDEFVTAGGVDLKEINFKNMSSKILPNFYIAGEVLNIDAVTGGFNFQACWSEAWLIAQDLNNL, encoded by the coding sequence ATGAAACACATCATCATTATCGGCGGTGGTGCTGCAGGATTTTTCTGCGCTGCCAACCTTGACGCAACGAAGTATAAGATCACTATTCTCGAACAGAATTCAGATGTTCTCCAAAAGGTAAAAATTTCAGGAGGAGGCCGGTGTAATGTTACCCATGCCTGTTTCGATCCCAGAGAGCTGATTCAGTTTTATCCGCGCGGAAATAAAGAACTCCTCAGCGTTTTTACCCGTTTTCAGCCGGGAGATACGATGGAATGGTTTGAAAACCGAAAAGTTCCATTAAAGATTGAAGGCGATAATCGTGTTTTCCCGGAAAGCAATTCTTCGCAGACGATCATTAATGCGATGCTGGAAGAAATTCGTAGCAAAAATGTTGAAGTTAAGACCAAATGCTCGGTTAAACAAATTGAAAAACAGGAAGGGAAATATCTTATACAAACGAGTCTGGGTGATTTTGAGGCTGATTATATTATTTATTCCACAGGAAGTTCTCCAAAGTCTTTAAAAATAATTGAAAGTTTAGGACACAACATTATTGATCTGGTTCCTTCCCTTTTTACGTTTAATATAAAGGATAATTTGCTTAAAGATCTGGCAGGAACAAGCTTTGAAATGGCAGAAACCTCTATCCCGAAATTAAAAACGGAAGAAAGCGGACCATTGCTGATCACCCATTGGGGGCTTTCAGGACCGGCAATTCTTAAAATTTCTGCATGGGAGGCCGTGAATCTTGCGAAAATGAAATATAATTTTGAAGTTGAAGTGAATTTTATTTCAAAATCACTTGATAGTGCAGAGGAAATATTTCAGCAATTCAAACAATCCAATCCTAAAAAGACGATCGGACAATCTAAAATTTTTGATATAACGAATCGTTTCTGGCAAAGAATTCTGGAAGTATCAAACATTGATCTTAATAAACAGGTGGCCAATATTTCTAAAAAAGAAATGGACAGAATTATTGGAAATCTTTGTAAAAAGAAATTTCAGGTTACCGGGAAATCAACATTTAAAGATGAATTTGTAACGGCCGGAGGTGTTGATTTAAAAGAGATTAACTTTAAAAATATGTCTTCTAAAATTTTACCTAATTTTTATATTGCCGGAGAAGTTCTGAATATTGATGCCGTAACCGGAGGTTTTAATTTTCAGGCATGCTGGAGTGAAGCCTGGCTGATTGCGCAGGATTTGAATAATTTATAA
- the thiL gene encoding thiamine-phosphate kinase → MFEDKSQELTPISKLGEFGLIKHLTEQFSLSNSSSELGVGDDAAVINPENKKVVLTTDVLAEGVHFNLGYVPLKHLGYKAVVVNLSDIAAMNATPTQILVSLAISNRFPVEALEEIYSGIQAACSRYKIDLIGGDTTSSNAGLVMSITAIGMENDENIVKRNGAKPNDLLVVTGDLGGAYMGLQILEREHAVFLADPNMQPEMEGYDYILERQLKPEARTDVKGILEQLDIKPTSMIDISDGLASEVLHLSDQSGVGFRLYEEKIPMDSLTISTADEFNLNPVVTALSGGEDYELLFTISPNDFDKIKNHPDFTIIGHAVEKEDGNFMVARGSNQLVALTAQGWDAFLNSN, encoded by the coding sequence ATGTTTGAAGATAAATCACAGGAATTGACCCCCATCTCCAAATTAGGAGAGTTTGGTCTGATAAAGCATTTGACAGAGCAATTTTCTTTATCTAACAGTTCTTCTGAACTTGGAGTAGGAGATGATGCTGCAGTCATTAATCCTGAAAATAAAAAAGTAGTTCTTACGACAGATGTGCTGGCTGAAGGAGTACATTTTAATTTGGGCTACGTCCCGTTGAAACATCTGGGTTATAAAGCAGTTGTCGTAAACCTGAGTGATATTGCAGCAATGAATGCGACACCAACTCAGATTCTTGTTTCGCTTGCAATTTCCAATCGGTTTCCGGTGGAAGCATTAGAGGAAATTTATTCCGGAATTCAGGCAGCCTGCTCAAGATACAAAATTGATTTAATTGGCGGAGATACAACGAGTTCCAACGCGGGTCTTGTCATGAGCATTACGGCAATTGGAATGGAGAATGATGAAAATATTGTTAAAAGAAACGGAGCCAAACCAAATGATCTGCTGGTGGTAACCGGTGATTTGGGAGGTGCTTATATGGGACTTCAGATCCTTGAAAGAGAACATGCGGTTTTCCTGGCTGATCCTAATATGCAGCCTGAAATGGAAGGCTACGATTATATTCTTGAAAGACAGCTGAAACCGGAAGCAAGAACCGATGTAAAAGGAATTTTGGAACAGCTGGATATTAAACCGACTTCGATGATCGATATTTCGGACGGACTGGCTTCGGAAGTACTTCATCTTTCGGATCAGTCCGGAGTAGGATTCAGATTGTACGAAGAGAAAATTCCGATGGACAGCCTGACGATTTCCACAGCAGATGAATTTAATCTAAATCCCGTGGTAACTGCATTAAGCGGAGGAGAAGATTATGAATTATTATTCACGATTTCACCGAATGATTTTGATAAGATTAAAAATCACCCGGATTTTACGATCATCGGGCATGCCGTTGAAAAAGAAGATGGAAATTTTATGGTCGCAAGAGGATCAAACCAACTGGTTGCTTTGACGGCGCAGGGTTGGGATGCTTTTTTAAATTCAAATTAG
- a CDS encoding energy transducer TonB translates to MKKIIACVALLTFTTIYAQEISHPREPIGKEIVINEFNKPAEYQGSVNGFRNEFMKLFRGEKIHAQGKVQSEALLTISEEGNVTDIKIVGDNPSMNKEMERVIKIMSKNKWTPALFDGKPIKSKFRLPINMIVEN, encoded by the coding sequence ATGAAAAAAATAATTGCGTGCGTTGCCTTATTAACTTTTACGACAATATATGCACAAGAAATCTCTCATCCCAGAGAACCTATTGGAAAAGAAATCGTTATTAATGAATTCAATAAACCTGCTGAATATCAAGGAAGTGTTAATGGGTTTCGAAATGAGTTTATGAAATTGTTCAGAGGAGAGAAAATACATGCACAAGGAAAAGTACAATCTGAAGCCTTACTTACAATTTCTGAAGAGGGTAATGTTACAGATATTAAGATTGTAGGAGATAATCCTTCCATGAATAAAGAGATGGAACGCGTAATAAAAATTATGTCCAAAAATAAATGGACTCCTGCACTGTTTGACGGAAAACCTATAAAATCTAAGTTTAGATTACCTATAAATATGATTGTGGAAAATTAA
- a CDS encoding SUF system Fe-S cluster assembly protein → MKFTDDQIADIGEEIINVLKTVYDPEIPVDIYELGLVYDVQISDDADVKIIMTLTTPNCPVAETLPQEVKDKVAEVENVKSVDLELTFEPSWNKDMMSEEAKFELGML, encoded by the coding sequence ATGAAATTTACAGACGATCAGATTGCTGACATTGGTGAAGAGATCATCAACGTCTTAAAAACCGTATATGACCCTGAAATTCCGGTAGATATCTATGAATTAGGACTGGTTTATGATGTTCAGATTTCCGATGATGCGGATGTTAAGATCATCATGACCCTTACGACTCCCAATTGCCCGGTTGCAGAAACACTTCCTCAGGAAGTAAAAGATAAAGTAGCAGAAGTGGAAAATGTAAAAAGTGTTGACCTGGAACTTACATTCGAACCAAGCTGGAATAAGGACATGATGAGTGAGGAAGCCAAATTTGAGCTGGGAATGCTTTAA
- a CDS encoding sulfurtransferase — protein MSPIILPSELKNLPTENLVILDARVGKDVYHNYLEKHLKGARFIYLDKDLAEIGENAAFGGRHPLPGIEKFAETLSELGISEKSHIIIYDDKNGANAAARAWWMLKAFGFENVQVLDGGFQNAEKQNVEFSSGEETFEKAEIIKRENWLLSMSTLEEVENELINGNSAVIDVRDAYRYRGESEPIDLVAGHIPGAINIPFSENLDENGNFLAPEILKEKYLKLLEGKPENLIIHCGSGVTACHTILALHHAGFEIPSLYVGSWSEWSRREGKKIAKEI, from the coding sequence ATGTCACCAATCATCTTACCATCCGAATTAAAAAATCTTCCGACAGAAAATCTTGTTATTCTTGATGCACGAGTAGGAAAAGATGTATATCATAATTACCTTGAAAAACATCTTAAAGGAGCAAGATTTATTTATCTGGATAAGGATCTTGCAGAAATTGGTGAAAATGCCGCATTCGGAGGAAGACATCCGCTTCCTGGAATTGAAAAATTTGCAGAAACACTTTCAGAACTGGGGATTTCAGAAAAATCCCATATCATCATTTACGATGATAAAAATGGTGCTAATGCTGCCGCAAGAGCTTGGTGGATGTTGAAAGCTTTCGGGTTTGAAAATGTTCAGGTTTTGGATGGAGGTTTTCAAAATGCTGAAAAACAAAATGTTGAGTTTTCTTCCGGTGAAGAAACTTTTGAAAAAGCTGAAATTATCAAAAGAGAAAATTGGCTTCTTTCGATGTCCACGCTGGAAGAGGTTGAAAATGAATTGATAAACGGTAATTCAGCGGTGATAGATGTTCGTGATGCATATCGTTACAGAGGAGAGTCTGAGCCGATAGATCTTGTAGCCGGACATATTCCGGGAGCCATCAATATTCCGTTCTCTGAAAATCTTGATGAAAACGGCAATTTTCTTGCTCCTGAAATTTTAAAGGAAAAGTATTTAAAATTATTGGAGGGTAAACCTGAAAATCTAATCATTCACTGCGGTTCCGGGGTGACGGCTTGTCATACGATTTTAGCTTTGCATCATGCCGGTTTTGAAATCCCGTCTCTATACGTAGGTTCCTGGAGCGAGTGGAGCAGAAGGGAAGGAAAGAAAATAGCAAAAGAAATATAA
- a CDS encoding C2 family cysteine protease encodes MDQAPKEMFVGVINPYALTEAITGRKFDWKDAKSYQILEETLETNYSELFDIKFNSPLYAGLELTKDNTVRALKSEEVKVRATDKLESVNLSNIKTLNDLSTTGIKDLNTISVKNARLDKGDVKMVLNIPKLNSTINNRLITPSIKNIIYGQVIANGWTPAGTSWSDRGNFFNDVTEYNDPIQGAIGNCYFIAAISAIAWAAPYTIEHKVRATGTGETDRTNAIQFFTKGGGKDAATRLVEVTDNTIINASNNPVYCRSNDAGEIWPAVYEKAFAKWITNANDDKPDISQTAYGDPAKAVAQLTNKTPYYYYTSSRTGLDLFGIVRENSMSYKTFNPMVAWTYGSGKDYTGSNIVGNHAYTVLGWSTFNNKNYIILRNPWGVTEPNGLNSYQGLISFFDGSFWRPINMIGNDGVFALEINSFQYYFAALGVAK; translated from the coding sequence ATGGACCAAGCACCTAAAGAAATGTTTGTAGGAGTAATTAATCCTTATGCATTAACCGAAGCTATTACAGGAAGAAAATTCGACTGGAAAGACGCAAAATCGTATCAGATCCTTGAAGAGACCCTGGAAACCAACTATTCAGAACTTTTTGACATCAAATTTAATTCACCTTTGTATGCCGGACTGGAACTTACTAAAGACAACACCGTACGTGCTCTGAAATCTGAGGAAGTTAAAGTAAGAGCCACCGATAAACTGGAATCTGTAAACCTTTCAAACATTAAAACCCTGAATGATCTTTCCACAACAGGAATAAAAGATCTGAATACCATTTCCGTAAAAAATGCGAGACTGGACAAAGGCGATGTAAAAATGGTACTGAATATCCCGAAGCTCAACAGTACGATCAACAACAGGCTGATTACGCCTTCCATAAAAAACATTATTTACGGACAGGTAATTGCAAACGGATGGACGCCTGCAGGAACATCCTGGAGTGACAGAGGAAATTTCTTCAATGATGTTACGGAATACAATGACCCGATTCAGGGAGCAATAGGCAACTGCTATTTCATTGCGGCAATTTCTGCAATCGCATGGGCAGCTCCTTACACTATTGAGCACAAAGTAAGAGCCACCGGAACAGGAGAAACCGACCGCACCAATGCGATTCAGTTTTTCACAAAAGGCGGAGGAAAAGATGCCGCAACGAGGCTCGTAGAAGTAACTGATAATACCATCATTAACGCGTCCAACAATCCGGTATACTGCAGAAGCAATGATGCAGGAGAAATTTGGCCCGCCGTTTATGAAAAAGCTTTTGCAAAATGGATTACGAATGCAAATGATGATAAACCGGATATTTCCCAAACCGCCTATGGAGATCCCGCAAAAGCTGTTGCACAGCTTACCAATAAAACGCCGTATTACTATTACACCTCATCAAGAACAGGGCTTGATCTTTTCGGAATTGTGAGAGAAAACTCAATGAGCTATAAAACCTTTAATCCCATGGTTGCATGGACATACGGATCTGGGAAAGATTATACAGGATCAAATATTGTAGGAAACCATGCCTATACTGTTTTGGGATGGTCTACATTCAATAACAAAAATTATATTATCCTGAGAAATCCATGGGGAGTTACCGAACCAAACGGTTTAAATTCTTACCAGGGTCTGATCAGCTTTTTTGACGGAAGTTTCTGGAGACCCATCAACATGATTGGAAACGATGGTGTTTTCGCATTGGAAATCAACTCTTTTCAATATTACTTTGCCGCCTTGGGAGTTGCAAAATAA
- a CDS encoding YARHG domain-containing protein encodes MKNLKLFLTVSLMIGLTGCKKETENSNGKKDSITVKKDSLAVPEIHKEYYGIYMGDFAGKEIITPEIGEDYEGDVYKRIALKINRITKDSVYGQSIVDGNQRPFRGVFNEAAASFILDEPGNDKTDGRFEVKLSNDSLTGTWNAFNKTAVKAPSKRVKLIKKEFVYNPNFMLSPDNDLIDWENPKSFVEKYTDEETGKTETYTASKNRIASDAVFKINASKQELTEKDVKNLRKLDMEIIKNSVFARHGYSFKKATYRNFFEQTDWYIPVSDNVDNDLSSLEKENVALLNRFIKYAEDKYDSFGR; translated from the coding sequence ATGAAAAATTTAAAATTATTTTTGACAGTTTCCCTGATGATAGGGTTAACAGGCTGTAAAAAAGAAACAGAAAACTCTAATGGAAAGAAAGACAGCATAACCGTAAAGAAAGACTCTCTTGCTGTGCCTGAAATTCATAAAGAATATTATGGGATTTACATGGGAGATTTTGCAGGAAAAGAAATCATTACTCCTGAAATCGGGGAAGATTACGAAGGGGATGTTTATAAAAGAATAGCCCTGAAAATCAACAGAATCACAAAAGACAGTGTATACGGACAAAGTATTGTAGACGGAAACCAGCGCCCTTTCCGTGGAGTCTTTAATGAAGCTGCAGCATCTTTCATCCTTGATGAACCGGGAAATGACAAGACCGACGGAAGGTTTGAAGTGAAACTCAGCAATGACAGCCTTACCGGAACATGGAACGCATTTAATAAGACCGCCGTAAAAGCGCCGTCGAAAAGGGTAAAGCTGATAAAAAAAGAATTTGTCTATAATCCGAACTTTATGCTAAGTCCGGACAACGACCTCATCGACTGGGAAAACCCAAAAAGTTTTGTCGAAAAATATACCGATGAGGAAACAGGAAAAACAGAAACCTACACTGCCTCCAAAAACAGAATTGCTTCCGATGCTGTTTTTAAGATCAATGCTTCTAAACAGGAATTGACTGAAAAAGACGTTAAAAACCTTCGTAAGCTGGATATGGAAATTATCAAAAATTCCGTATTTGCACGCCACGGTTATTCCTTCAAAAAAGCGACATACCGTAATTTCTTTGAACAGACCGACTGGTACATTCCTGTCTCTGATAACGTAGACAACGATCTTTCATCTCTGGAAAAAGAAAATGTAGCCTTACTCAACCGTTTCATCAAATATGCGGAGGATAAGTACGACAGTTTCGGAAGGTAA